A window of the Deinococcota bacterium genome harbors these coding sequences:
- a CDS encoding TrkH family potassium uptake protein: protein MRGRFASFVVGAGLMGLALICAVFGFYATVLGEAAGGFGLAGGLSVALGALLLWAGSLQADPARREAIIGVLLLWLVVPLVGAIPYAVSGGLTPVSAAFESMSGFTATGATVLRDFETFPLSLFMYRALSQWLGGVGIIVLFVAVFPKLAIAGRQLFFAEMPGPTEEKLTPRLRNTAAAVLAVYLVMTVLAALAYIAAGMVPFDAVAHALTTLAAGGFSPRGDSFAAYHSAAIDWIAVLFMTVAGISFTLQYQALMGRPRTLWRDPEFRAYGLILLGASALLFYVLQGLYEPGEALRHAMFQAVSIMTTTGYASADFGAWPAQAQAVLLVLMFVGGSAGSAAGGVKVMRWLIIAKNTAREVNRALHPRAVMPVRVGERTIPEEVLRAVVAFLTLFLGLFTLITLVLIWLEADFLTAISAAIACVGNVGPGLAGVGPMQHFDDLHATSRLVLTFAMYAGRLEVVTLFVVLNRRFWRLPRGSRATFDID from the coding sequence GTGCGCGGCCGCTTTGCGTCCTTCGTCGTCGGCGCGGGCCTTATGGGCCTGGCGCTCATCTGCGCGGTCTTCGGTTTCTACGCCACCGTCCTCGGCGAGGCGGCGGGAGGTTTCGGGCTGGCCGGTGGCCTATCGGTCGCACTGGGCGCCCTTCTCCTCTGGGCCGGCAGCCTCCAGGCCGACCCGGCGCGGCGCGAGGCGATCATCGGCGTCCTCCTGCTGTGGCTGGTGGTGCCGCTCGTCGGGGCGATTCCTTACGCGGTCTCGGGCGGCCTCACCCCGGTCAGCGCCGCCTTTGAGTCGATGAGCGGCTTTACCGCCACGGGCGCGACCGTCCTGCGCGACTTCGAGACCTTTCCGCTCAGCCTCTTCATGTACCGCGCCCTCAGCCAGTGGCTGGGCGGTGTCGGCATCATCGTGCTCTTCGTAGCGGTCTTTCCCAAGCTGGCCATCGCCGGGCGGCAGCTCTTCTTCGCCGAGATGCCCGGTCCCACCGAGGAGAAGCTGACGCCGCGGCTGCGCAACACCGCCGCCGCCGTCCTGGCGGTCTACCTGGTCATGACCGTCCTGGCGGCCTTGGCCTACATTGCCGCCGGCATGGTGCCCTTCGACGCGGTGGCCCACGCCTTGACCACGCTCGCGGCGGGCGGCTTCAGCCCGAGGGGCGACAGCTTCGCCGCCTACCACTCCGCCGCCATCGACTGGATCGCGGTCCTCTTCATGACCGTCGCCGGCATCTCCTTTACCTTGCAGTATCAGGCCTTGATGGGCCGGCCCCGGACGCTCTGGCGCGACCCCGAGTTTCGCGCCTACGGCCTCATCCTGCTCGGCGCCTCGGCCCTGCTCTTCTACGTCCTGCAAGGGCTCTATGAGCCCGGTGAGGCCTTGCGCCACGCCATGTTCCAAGCCGTCAGCATCATGACCACCACCGGCTACGCCTCGGCGGACTTCGGCGCGTGGCCCGCCCAGGCCCAGGCGGTCCTCCTGGTCTTGATGTTCGTGGGCGGCAGCGCCGGCAGCGCGGCGGGTGGGGTCAAGGTGATGCGCTGGCTGATCATCGCCAAGAACACCGCCCGCGAAGTCAACCGCGCCCTCCACCCCCGCGCGGTGATGCCGGTGCGCGTCGGCGAGCGCACCATCCCCGAGGAGGTGTTGAGGGCCGTGGTCGCCTTTCTGACGCTGTTCTTGGGCCTCTTTACGCTGATCACCTTGGTCCTCATCTGGCTCGAGGCGGACTTCTTGACCGCCATCAGCGCGGCCATCGCCTGCGTCGGCAACGTCGGGCCGGGCCTGGCCGGGGTGGGGCCGATGCAGCACTTCGACGACCTGCACGCGACCAGCCGCCTCGTCCTCACCTTCGCTATGTACGCGGGCCGGCTCGAGGTCGTCACCCTCTTCGTGGTCTTGAACCGGCGCTTCTGGCGACTGCCCAGGGGGAGCCGCGCCACCTTCGATATCGACTGA